In the genome of Calditrichota bacterium, the window TACAAAACGCTGGGCATTTTCGTGCCGCTCATCGTGGTCAACTGCATCATCTTGGGGCGCGCGGAAGCGTTCGCTGGCAAGAACTCCGTGGGTCTGTCTTTGCTGGACGGAATTGGCATGGGGTTGGGCTTCACCTTTGGCCTCCTGTCACTGGCCATAATCCGCGAACTGCTGGGAGCAGGCACGATCATGGGACATCCTCTTTTCGGTGAGCGCTTTGAGCCAGTGCTCCTAATGATTATGGCCCCGGGAGGTTTTCTTACCGTCGGTTACCTGCTGGGTCTGTTCAACTGGATCGATCGCAAGCGGGCAAGGTCTTGATGGCCGCACGAACCGGAGCAAGAGAAGGTCACCTATGGACGTTCGGAGCCTATTGATTATCGCTGTCGGCGCAATCTTTATCAACAACTTCGTCCTGATGCGCTTCCTCGGCATCTGCCCGTACATCGGCGTCTCCAAGTCGTTGGATTCCGCCGTGGGCATGGGGAGCGCGGTGATATTTGTGATGACCCTGGCGTCGGTGGTTACTTTCCTGGTGGAAAAGTACATTCTGCTCCCTGATTCCAGCGTCTTCAGGCTGGTTTTTGCGGGTCACCAGGCGCCGGATCTCCGTTTCTTGAGGACCATTGCCTACATCCTCACCATAGCCAGCCTGGTGCAGTTCGTGGAGATGGTCATCCAGAAGAGCAGTCCGGCACTGTACAAGTCCCTGGGCATCTATCTGCCCCTCATCACCACCAACTGTGCCGTGCTGGGGGTGGCGTTGCTGAACCAGGTGGAGCATTTCAATTTCATCCAGAGCGCGGTAAACGGTTTCTCTGCCGGGG includes:
- a CDS encoding electron transport complex subunit E produces the protein MSARRELVKGIYEQNPVFRQVLGLCPTLAVSTSIENAIGMGAAATFVLCCSNVIISLIRKGVPPKIRIPIYIVVIATFVTIVDMVMAAFTPVLYKTLGIFVPLIVVNCIILGRAEAFAGKNSVGLSLLDGIGMGLGFTFGLLSLAIIRELLGAGTIMGHPLFGERFEPVLLMIMAPGGFLTVGYLLGLFNWIDRKRARS
- the rsxA gene encoding electron transport complex subunit RsxA, translating into MDVRSLLIIAVGAIFINNFVLMRFLGICPYIGVSKSLDSAVGMGSAVIFVMTLASVVTFLVEKYILLPDSSVFRLVFAGHQAPDLRFLRTIAYILTIASLVQFVEMVIQKSSPALYKSLGIYLPLITTNCAVLGVALLNQVEHFNFIQSAVNGFSAGVGFTLALVLMSSIREKLELADVPEALRGVPIAFIMAGLMSIAFLGFSGLTLK